A window from Primulina huaijiensis isolate GDHJ02 chromosome 11, ASM1229523v2, whole genome shotgun sequence encodes these proteins:
- the LOC140988527 gene encoding uncharacterized protein, whose product MDGSKPSGYRRQHLRLICFPSHSVFKSRLSFEIGSLILQGSPNLLAIPISSVMSKGQPSDAKIRLQSEHGKEEKCYRSQDITKNCVMESDVTYQITSKAEEIGSFSLLEYEGTSTNESDTFRCDYLLNPAGTDLDASQSSEELNANYVNRLGRQIAVINECGSPSIEKIDSNDAVQDTQISIQNLMRTPPQNEETSNSQKEISCARNSAEEKYFYYEKPLYEETGMWIPVSVPPMSESEHEEWTKGICSNGGFISEGELGWDQTVGAEKELTMWDVVVEMLLVARGKVTGLTSVDITQISWISAHVIEQAWKEMAETLTEANFSSTQEILESEPPKWLPDSLASSCMLCSVRFHPIMCTRHHCRFCGGIFCSECTKGRSLLPEKFRTRDPQRVCDVCCVRLESVQPYLMDLVSRAAQLPIHDLTDLSTLRSWVNFPWGQSMEYEIYKATNTIRSYSKVGSLGAEKRIPESILRNALGFAILTVVKVGMMVTYKIGTGLVIARREDGLWSPPSAISSFGVGWGAQAGGELTDFIIVLRTNDAVKTFCSHAHLSIGAGLSAAIGIIGRTAEADIRAGPGAHAACYTYSCSKGAFIGCSLEGSVVTTRARENSRFYGSQFINASEILCGSLPRPPAAATLYRALDEMYMEIGR is encoded by the exons ATGGATG GATCGAAGCCTTCAGGGTATCGGCGTCAACACCTCCGCTTGATTTGTTTTCCCAGTCATTCGGTTTTCAAGAGTCGATTAAGCTTTGAAATCGGGTCTTTGATTTTGCAG GGGAGCCCGAATTTGCTTGCAATTCCAATATCGTCGGTTATG AGCAAAGGCCAGCCGAGTGATGCAAAAATTCGTCTTCAGAGCGAGCATGGAAAGGAGGAAAAGTGTTATCGGTCTCAGGATATAACCAAGAACTGTGTTATGGAGAGCGACGTAACATACCAAATAACGTCCAAAGCTGAAGAGATTGGTTCTTTTTCTTTATTGGAATATGAAGGAACTTCAACCAATGAAAGTGATACTTTTCGCTGCGACTACCTGCTTAATCCTGCCGGGACTGATCTAGACGCCTCGCAATCCTCTGAGGAGTTGAATGCCAATTATGTAAATCGATTGGGTCGTCAAATAGCTGTGATTAATGAATGTGGTTCTCCCTCAATTGAAAAGATTGACAGCAATGATGCTGTTCAGGATACTCAAATTTCAATTCAAAATCTTATGAGAACACCACCTCAAAATGAAGAAACCAGTAACTCCCAGAAGGAAATTTCATGTGCAAGGAATAGCGCAGAAGAAAAGTACTTTTATTATGAAAAGCCTCTTTATGAAGAAACTGGAATGTGGATACCTGTTTCTGTTCCTCCAATGTCAGAAAGTGAGCATGAAGAATGGACAAAAGGTATTTGTTCAAATGGTGGATTTATTTCGGAAGGAGAATTGGGTTGGGATCAGACCGTTGGTGCGGAAAAGGAATTGACCATGTGGGATGTGGTGGTTGAAATGTTACTTGTGGCCCGTGGAAAAGTGACTGGTCTAACTTCAGTGGATATTACACAAATTTCGTGGATATCGGCCCACGTAATTGAGCAAGCTTGGAAAGAGATGGCTGAAACTCTCACGGAAGCTAATTTCAGTAGTACCCAGGAAATTCTTGAATCTGAACCACCAAAATGGTTGCCTGATAGCCTAGCTTCTTCCTGTATGCTTTGTAGTGTGCGGTTTCACCCAATCATGTGCACTAGGCATCACTGTCGGTTTTGTGGAGGAATCTTTTGTAGTGAGTGTACTAAAGGAAGGAGCTTATTACCTGAAAAGTTCCGCACCAGGGATCCACAAAGAGTGTGTGATGTATGTTGTGTGCGTCTAGAATCTGTGCAGCCATACTTGATGGATCTTGTAAGTCGTGCTGCACAGCTGCCAATCCACGATCTGACGGACTTAAGCACTTTAAGATCCTGGGTAAATTTTCCATGGGGACAGTCAATGGAGTATGAAATTTATAAGGCCACAAACACTATTCGCAGTTACAGTAAG GTTGGTTCCTTGGGAGCAGAGAAGAGAATTCCAGAATCCATATTACGAAATGCTTTAGGTTTTGCAATACTTACAGTTGTGAAAGTTGGAATGATGGTTACATATAAAATCGGAACAGGTTTGGTGATTGCTCGTCGGGAGGATGGCTTATGGTCACCACCATCTGCCATTTCTTCATTTGGTGTAGGATGGGGAGCTCAG GCTGGTGGAGAGTTGACGGACTTCATTATTGTACTGAGGACAAATGATGCTGTGAAAACCTTTTGTAGTCATGCACATCTCTCGATTGGAGCTGGTCTGAGTGCAGCAATAGGAATTATCGGACGCACTGCAGAAGCTGATATAAGAGCTGGTCCCGGTGCACATGCTGCTTGTTATACATATAGCTGTAGTAAAG GTGCTTTTATCGGATGTTCTTTGGAAGGGAGTGTTGTCACAACTCGTGCACGAGAAAATTCAAGGTTTTACGGTAGCCAGTTCATAAATGCTTCAGAAATTCTTTGTGGTTCATTGCCACGACCACCTGCTGCTGCCACGCTTTATCGTGCATTGGATGAGATGTATATGGAGATTGGAAGGTGA